From a region of the Wolbachia endosymbiont (group B) of Gerris lacustris genome:
- a CDS encoding IS256 family transposase produces the protein MSQANRTNGLVDYKELETNILSSIREGRPLTGRDGALTPFIKRLLEASLEGEIESHMSAKSEENNRRNGRNAKTLRTSAGSFELLTPRDREGNFEPQIVKKRQTSLHPELEAKVLSTYASGMGYRDIASHVEEIYDHKISAAEISSITGKLLPIINEWRSRPLQSVYPIVFMDGMFFKVKEDGHCVSKCMYNILGINQNGRKEVLGFYLAESEGANFWLGVLNDLKERGVEDILIACIDGLKSFPTAINSVFPKAEVQLCIVHQIRNSLKYVSSKDVKVFMNDLKKIYRASSKEIAENYLLELEEKWSEKYPLVTKSWQNNWENLSSYFKYSGPVRKMIYTTNPIEGLHRQIRKFTKTKGSFTSTNALYKQVYCAIKKVEQKWITALPNWALTMSQLDIFFPGRLKIELN, from the coding sequence ATGAGTCAAGCAAATAGAACTAATGGGTTGGTAGATTATAAAGAATTAGAAACAAATATCCTGTCATCTATACGAGAAGGAAGACCATTGACAGGAAGAGATGGAGCATTAACACCGTTTATAAAAAGGTTGCTAGAGGCAAGTCTGGAAGGTGAAATAGAAAGCCACATGTCAGCTAAAAGTGAAGAAAATAACCGAAGAAATGGGAGAAATGCAAAAACTTTACGCACGAGTGCAGGTTCATTTGAGCTGCTAACACCAAGAGATAGGGAGGGAAACTTTGAACCGCAAATAGTCAAAAAAAGGCAAACGAGCCTACATCCAGAACTTGAAGCAAAGGTCTTAAGTACATACGCCAGTGGCATGGGATACAGAGACATAGCTTCACACGTTGAGGAAATATATGACCATAAAATATCAGCAGCAGAGATATCCAGTATTACTGGTAAATTGCTACCAATAATCAATGAATGGCGCAGCCGTCCACTGCAATCAGTGTATCCAATAGTGTTCATGGATGGCATGTTTTTTAAGGTCAAGGAGGACGGACATTGCGTAAGTAAATGCATGTATAATATATTGGGTATAAATCAAAATGGCAGAAAAGAAGTATTAGGTTTTTATTTGGCTGAAAGTGAGGGAGCTAACTTCTGGTTGGGAGTTCTAAATGACCTCAAAGAAAGAGGAGTAGAAGATATTTTAATTGCCTGCATTGATGGACTAAAAAGCTTTCCTACAGCTATAAATAGTGTATTTCCTAAAGCAGAAGTACAGCTATGTATAGTGCATCAGATAAGGAATTCACTGAAATATGTATCTAGCAAAGATGTAAAAGTTTTCATGAATGATTTGAAAAAAATATATCGTGCTTCAAGTAAAGAAATCGCTGAGAATTATTTGCTTGAGCTGGAAGAAAAATGGAGTGAAAAATATCCCTTAGTTACAAAATCGTGGCAAAACAATTGGGAAAATTTATCTAGTTATTTTAAGTATTCTGGGCCAGTTAGGAAGATGATTTACACCACCAATCCAATTGAGGGGTTGCATAGACAGATCAGAAAATTTACTAAAACTAAAGGTTCATTTACCAGTACAAATGCCTTGTACAAACAGGTATATTGTGCTATAAAAAAGGTAGAGCAAAAGTGGATTACTGCTTTGCCTAACTGGGCTTTAACTATGTCTCAACTTGATATCTTTTTTCCTGGCAGGTTAAAAATTGAGTTGAATTGA
- a CDS encoding IS630 family transposase (programmed frameshift), with product MALRSKLLDEKVVESAKEMLKKVRNNAYVAKKLNAVIAAKKHSITAVAKICCISRKAITTWIKHIKFGREEKLFSPPQRRRKTILNQSQLEQIEVWIEENPNITIREMRIRIQERFGLNISKSTIHRNMQRMKFSYITPRPVHSGQDKNKQEEFKKNLNETIVMHSEKELFFFDESRFGTHSKVGHGWFKKGSRTQVKVKLGRENFYLYSAVNPRNGENFSLFAPNVNTACINIFLEQMSQYLGIRKAFLVMDCASWHKSKSLKIPKNIEIIYLPPYSPDLNPVERFWLYIKQNILRNKIYDTIVLLESALCKFITSLSPSTAKQLCNASYLVH from the exons ATGGCATTAAGATCAAAATTATTGGATGAAAAAGTGGTGGAATCAGCAAAAGAGATGCTGAAGAAAGTAAGAAATAATGCGTATGTTGCAAAAAAACTAAATGCTGTAATTGCAGCAAAAAAGCACAGTATAACAGCTGTAGCAAAAATATGTTGCATTTCGAGAAAGGCAATTACTACATGGATAAAGCACATAAAATTTGGAAGAGAAGAAAAATTATTTTCTCCACCTCAACGCCGTAGAAAAACTATATTGAACCAAAGTCAACTTGAACAAATTGAGGTGTGGATAGAGGAAAACCCCAATATTACTATTAGAGAAATGAGAATAAGAATCCAAGAAAGATTTGGTTTGAATATCAGCAAATCCACAATACATCGTAATATGCAAAGAATGAAATTCTCATATATCACACCAAGACCAGTTCATAGTGGACAGGATAAAAATAAGCAAGAGGAGTTT AAAAAAAACCTCAATGAAACTATTGTCATGCATTCTGAAAAAGAGCTATTTTTCTTCGATGAATCACGGTTTGGTACACATTCAAAAGTTGGACATGGGTGGTTTAAAAAAGGCAGTAGGACACAGGTTAAGGTAAAATTAGGTAGGGAAAATTTTTATCTCTATAGTGCAGTTAATCCCAGAAATGGAGAGAATTTTAGCTTATTTGCACCAAACGTCAACACTGCTTGTATAAATATATTCCTTGAACAGATGTCGCAATATTTAGGAATACGAAAGGCTTTTCTCGTGATGGATTGCGCTAGTTGGCATAAGTCAAAAAGTTTAAAGATACCTAAAAATATCGAAATTATATACCTACCACCATACTCACCTGACCTCAATCCTGTTGAGAGGTTTTGGTTATATATAAAACAGAACATTTTGCGCAATAAAATCTACGATACAATTGTTCTGCTTGAGAGCGCTTTGTGTAAATTTATTACCTCTCTTTCCCCTTCCACGGCTAAACAACTCTGCAATGCTTCTTATTTGGTTCATTAA
- a CDS encoding cell division protein FtsQ/DivIB, whose amino-acid sequence MLNNVTRSQRSFLRKCAFMIITALFLTLILYSSLDKIINRFNYYFTWYNDCLSSLLLSSGFSIDEVIVSGNKFTNKKDILSLTDRTQPILYISLSKLAGNIQSVSRWIKYVRVHRILPNTLHINIDEHKPFALWKDNNKTSVIDFEGKVIVDDYPVDDLVVITGQNSLSNLEFVRDVLESKTQLSDHISSCVYVGNRRWNIILDDSYTVKLPEDNPYSAWDYLNHLQNTTDFTFSNWSIIDMRVADKIFVKR is encoded by the coding sequence ATGTTGAACAATGTTACTAGAAGCCAAAGGAGTTTTTTGCGCAAGTGTGCTTTCATGATTATAACTGCACTTTTCCTTACACTAATACTCTACAGCTCACTTGATAAAATAATAAATCGATTTAATTACTACTTTACTTGGTATAATGACTGCCTATCTAGTTTATTACTCAGTAGTGGATTTTCAATCGACGAAGTAATCGTGAGCGGCAATAAATTTACAAACAAAAAGGATATTCTAAGTTTGACAGATAGAACGCAACCTATCCTGTATATATCACTTTCAAAACTTGCCGGTAACATACAATCCGTAAGCAGATGGATAAAATACGTAAGAGTTCACAGAATTTTGCCCAATACCCTACATATTAATATAGATGAGCATAAACCGTTTGCTCTCTGGAAAGATAATAACAAAACTTCGGTAATTGATTTCGAAGGCAAAGTGATCGTAGATGACTATCCAGTAGATGATCTTGTTGTAATTACAGGACAAAACTCGTTATCAAACCTAGAATTTGTTAGAGATGTGTTAGAGAGTAAAACTCAATTAAGTGACCACATTTCTTCTTGTGTTTATGTAGGCAATAGAAGATGGAATATCATACTCGATGACAGTTACACAGTAAAATTACCTGAAGATAATCCTTATAGTGCATGGGATTATTTAAACCACTTGCAAAATACAACCGACTTTACTTTTAGCAATTGGAGCATAATTGATATGCGTGTTGCCGATAAAATCTTTGTAAAAAGGTGA
- a CDS encoding D-alanine--D-alanine ligase, which produces MVVAILNGGFSCEREISLMSGKAVKKALDSLSYNAIEIDVDSNIAEKLRKINPGLAFIALHGPYGEDGCIQGLLEILGIEYTHSGVMASAVAMNKAMSKHIFRSLNINTPKGDVISREDLLKNNITIDYPYVLKPINEGSSIGVHMIFSHEDYLKSKNMFAAHDQKEEKWIPVSKHWDDKKGDTWMTKGYLRDLMIVEEYIPGIELHTAVLLNEAIGTMEIRPKNKFYDYEAKYTDGFAEHIFPAEIPDNIYKMTLEHALKVHQFLGCKTVSRSDFRYNPKNNTLKMLEINTHPGFTELSLVPEIAKLTKGIDFNELVKIVVEDSLHHRNIRDQADVEQCY; this is translated from the coding sequence ATGGTTGTAGCAATTCTAAATGGCGGATTTTCTTGTGAAAGAGAAATATCTCTTATGAGCGGAAAAGCAGTCAAGAAGGCACTTGATAGCTTATCATATAATGCAATAGAAATAGATGTTGATAGCAACATTGCTGAAAAGCTTAGAAAAATTAATCCGGGCCTTGCTTTTATTGCTCTACATGGTCCTTATGGTGAAGATGGCTGTATTCAAGGTTTATTGGAAATCTTAGGTATAGAATATACACACTCCGGAGTTATGGCTTCGGCTGTTGCGATGAACAAGGCAATGTCAAAACATATATTTCGATCACTTAATATCAACACTCCAAAAGGTGATGTAATTAGTCGAGAAGATCTGCTAAAAAATAATATTACAATTGATTATCCGTACGTCTTAAAACCAATTAACGAAGGTTCTAGCATCGGAGTACACATGATTTTCTCGCATGAGGATTACTTAAAATCAAAAAACATGTTTGCAGCGCATGACCAGAAAGAAGAAAAATGGATCCCAGTGTCGAAGCACTGGGATGACAAGAAAGGAGATACTTGGATGACAAAAGGTTATTTAAGAGATTTGATGATCGTAGAAGAGTATATACCTGGTATAGAGTTACATACTGCTGTGTTGCTGAACGAAGCAATTGGCACTATGGAAATACGACCAAAAAATAAATTCTATGATTATGAAGCAAAGTATACAGATGGATTTGCAGAACATATATTTCCTGCTGAAATTCCTGACAATATATATAAAATGACCTTGGAACACGCACTAAAAGTTCATCAATTTTTAGGATGCAAAACTGTTTCCCGCTCAGATTTTCGTTATAATCCCAAAAATAACACTTTAAAAATGCTTGAGATTAATACACATCCTGGCTTTACTGAGTTATCATTAGTGCCAGAAATTGCAAAATTGACAAAAGGAATCGATTTTAATGAATTAGTTAAAATTGTTGTCGAAGACAGTTTACACCACAGGAATATTAGAGATCAAGCCGATGTTGAACAATGTTACTAG
- a CDS encoding ferredoxin family protein — protein MTHFVTDKCIKCKYTDCVEVCPVDCFYEGKNMLVINPDECIDCGVCIPECPVDAIVTDDSITDILELDEGLLNNEQKIFKSFYNINVEYSQKWPNITAKKQPLDTAEEYKEKKDKTAYFDENLK, from the coding sequence ATGACGCATTTTGTTACGGATAAATGCATAAAATGTAAATATACGGACTGTGTAGAAGTATGTCCCGTTGACTGCTTCTATGAAGGTAAAAACATGCTCGTGATTAACCCAGATGAATGTATTGATTGTGGAGTGTGTATACCTGAGTGTCCAGTAGATGCAATTGTAACTGATGATTCCATAACAGATATTCTAGAGCTAGACGAAGGCTTGCTGAACAATGAACAAAAAATCTTTAAATCATTTTACAACATAAACGTGGAATATTCGCAAAAGTGGCCAAATATCACAGCTAAAAAGCAACCCTTAGATACAGCAGAAGAGTATAAAGAAAAAAAGGATAAAACAGCTTATTTTGATGAAAATCTAAAGTAG
- a CDS encoding IS630 family transposase (programmed frameshift), with the protein MALRSKLLDEKVVESAKEMLKKVRNNAYVAKKLNAVIAAKKHSITAVAKICCISRKAITTWIKHIKFGREEKLFSPPQCRRKTILNQSQLEQIEVWIEENPNITIREMRIRIQERFGLNISKSTIHRNMQRMKFSYITPRPVHSGQDKNKQEEFKKNLNETIVMHSEKELFFFDESRFGTHSKVGHRWFKKGSRTQVKVKLGRENFYLYSAVNPRNGENFSLFAPNVNTACINIFLEQMSQYLGIRKAFLVMDCASWHKSKSLKIPKNIEIIYLPPYSPDLNPVERFWLYIKQNILRNKIYDTIVLLESALCKFITSLSPSTVKQLCNASYLVH; encoded by the exons ATGGCATTAAGATCAAAATTATTGGATGAAAAAGTGGTGGAATCAGCAAAAGAGATGCTGAAGAAAGTAAGAAATAATGCGTATGTTGCAAAAAAACTAAATGCTGTAATTGCAGCAAAAAAGCACAGTATAACAGCTGTAGCAAAAATATGTTGCATTTCGAGAAAGGCAATTACTACATGGATAAAGCACATAAAATTTGGAAGAGAAGAAAAATTATTTTCTCCACCTCAATGCCGTAGAAAAACTATATTGAACCAAAGTCAACTTGAACAAATTGAGGTGTGGATAGAGGAAAACCCCAATATTACTATTAGAGAAATGAGAATAAGAATCCAAGAAAGATTTGGTTTGAATATCAGCAAATCCACAATACATCGTAATATGCAAAGAATGAAATTCTCATATATCACACCAAGACCAGTTCATAGTGGACAGGATAAAAATAAGCAAGAGGAGTTT AAAAAAAACCTCAATGAAACTATTGTCATGCATTCTGAAAAAGAGCTATTTTTCTTCGATGAATCACGGTTTGGTACACATTCAAAAGTTGGACATAGGTGGTTTAAAAAAGGCAGTAGGACACAGGTTAAGGTAAAATTAGGTAGGGAAAATTTTTATCTCTATAGTGCAGTTAATCCCAGAAATGGAGAGAATTTTAGCTTATTTGCACCAAACGTCAACACTGCTTGTATAAATATATTCCTTGAACAGATGTCGCAATATTTAGGAATACGAAAGGCTTTTCTCGTGATGGATTGCGCTAGTTGGCATAAGTCAAAAAGTTTAAAGATACCTAAAAATATCGAAATTATATACCTACCACCATACTCACCTGACCTCAATCCTGTTGAGAGGTTTTGGTTATATATAAAACAGAACATTTTGCGCAATAAAATCTACGATACAATTGTTCTGCTTGAGAGCGCTTTGTGTAAATTTATTACCTCTCTTTCCCCTTCCACGGTTAAACAACTCTGCAATGCTTCTTATTTGGTTCATTAA
- a CDS encoding glycine zipper family protein, which translates to MVQGGTANPTNSDKFIEDVVRHISKKEDLLQKLQDLLRLNGFEKKGEIFNESTINDMSKFLMENKDLFEGVISLILEDFEKNKVESKEFLEQVNKVKGMEKELETLGNQLLAQGLISGAAVTTLTGVLAGLLTVGGVTGALIGGGAAFVGFMALVAIAAIGYLIYQNRGEIKEGAIEVGKAVKSFVKDVIDKLPTIQARENNFDRLRSELLAGIADDSKLKAGQSVEDAKNQNKIVEMLQNQEQKSVIQELVKNGTIQNFSEDDMSRLLNKGLIPIPAIQATNRR; encoded by the coding sequence ATGGTACAAGGTGGTACAGCAAATCCAACCAATTCGGACAAGTTCATTGAAGATGTAGTAAGACATATTAGTAAAAAAGAAGATTTGTTACAAAAATTGCAGGATCTATTAAGACTAAATGGCTTTGAAAAGAAAGGTGAAATTTTTAATGAATCAACTATCAATGATATGTCTAAATTTCTGATGGAAAATAAAGATCTTTTTGAGGGTGTAATAAGTCTTATATTGGAAGATTTTGAGAAAAACAAAGTTGAATCAAAAGAATTTTTGGAACAAGTAAATAAAGTAAAAGGCATGGAGAAAGAGCTTGAAACTTTAGGCAATCAACTGTTAGCTCAGGGGTTAATAAGTGGAGCAGCAGTGACAACACTAACAGGTGTACTAGCAGGTTTATTAACAGTAGGAGGAGTGACTGGTGCATTAATTGGTGGTGGGGCAGCATTCGTAGGATTTATGGCACTAGTTGCTATAGCTGCTATTGGTTATCTTATATACCAGAATAGAGGTGAGATAAAAGAAGGTGCGATTGAAGTAGGAAAAGCAGTGAAAAGTTTTGTGAAAGATGTAATCGATAAATTACCTACAATTCAAGCAAGAGAGAATAATTTTGATAGATTACGTAGTGAATTGCTTGCAGGTATTGCAGACGATAGTAAGTTAAAAGCAGGGCAAAGCGTGGAAGACGCTAAGAATCAGAACAAGATAGTAGAAATGCTTCAAAATCAAGAGCAGAAATCTGTTATACAAGAGTTAGTAAAGAATGGAACTATTCAAAATTTTTCAGAAGATGATATGAGTAGACTTCTGAACAAAGGTCTTATACCAATTCCCGCTATACAAGCAACGAATAGACGATAA
- the elbB gene encoding isoprenoid biosynthesis glyoxalase ElbB encodes MGEKKLRAAVVLSGCGHLDGTEVREAVLTLLVFDQQEVEVTCFAPDVDITQVMNHKTKEAVKEKRNVLVEAARIARGEINDLREAKAENFDMLVVPGGYGVAKNLSDLAENKTVMPEFERLVSEFFVAKKPIGTICISPAIIVLILSSKIGKEKSKIKVTIGDDKDQLIEKLGGEHITCDTKLSIEDEKHNIFSCSAYMRSDESTYSVYQGIKHMIDSMVKKINKKTKQPFL; translated from the coding sequence ATGGGTGAGAAAAAATTAAGAGCTGCTGTGGTTTTATCAGGATGCGGCCACCTCGACGGCACAGAGGTGAGAGAAGCAGTCTTAACTCTGCTTGTGTTTGATCAGCAGGAAGTTGAAGTCACGTGCTTTGCTCCTGATGTTGATATCACACAAGTTATGAATCACAAAACAAAAGAAGCAGTAAAAGAAAAAAGGAATGTACTTGTAGAAGCAGCAAGAATTGCAAGAGGTGAGATAAATGATTTAAGAGAAGCTAAAGCTGAAAATTTTGACATGCTAGTCGTACCTGGTGGATATGGAGTTGCGAAAAATTTATCTGACTTAGCTGAAAATAAAACAGTAATGCCTGAGTTTGAAAGATTAGTCTCAGAGTTCTTTGTTGCAAAAAAGCCAATAGGAACTATATGTATATCTCCAGCCATTATTGTTTTAATTTTAAGTAGCAAGATAGGTAAAGAAAAAAGTAAGATTAAGGTAACTATAGGAGACGACAAAGACCAGTTGATAGAGAAGCTCGGCGGCGAACATATAACATGCGATACAAAGCTATCAATAGAAGACGAAAAGCATAATATATTTTCCTGTTCTGCTTATATGCGTAGCGATGAAAGTACATACTCTGTATATCAAGGAATAAAGCACATGATTGACAGCATGGTGAAAAAAATTAATAAAAAAACTAAACAACCATTTCTCTAA